One window of Phycisphaeraceae bacterium genomic DNA carries:
- a CDS encoding beta-galactosidase, protein MASITYDGRSLLIDGKRIWLVSGTVQYTRVPREYWADRIHAAKLAGLNTIDTSIVWARHEPRPGHFDFKGDNDLKHFVDLVGKAGMYCTVRLGPHVGNGFDMGGMPVWLVSNKSAEAKAAEAKVAEGKLPTKPDGDDNAETRAIKAKVMRLRAPSQPFLEAASRFINAVSNQIRMLQVTATAKGGPLVMIHNEAGWTCGDQVIADHYLGELLRYIRESGFDVPIANSNNLWAGVEGEIDGWTGGDEMLSAMRQFAMVRSLQPRFVVDFDTAPRDVWGAEPAQARPAWLLQRQLAEILAGAGQYNLSPFHAGTNWGISGGRLSDGPDVFSATNVSSRAPLTQTGAAGETHAFLRRLNTFASRFGRVLSGFDPTFHPVMVAPRLALAHTKKGKHDPHEPPATVVHASGSQGGVAFVFTPGPADKGEVRTVELMMHDGTPLPVHLTNQSVAWCLINASVGGRANVDYCTLCALGAVGRTLVVFGPVGTRGTISINGSPLEVEVPGAGARNPEVIEHENVYIVVVSEELADATYFAEDAVYVNASGLTTDGRPMPIEGQRQITRIDGEGDVRTVDTAKLSLSKKAEKAPEKIALHNWTCAPLDDYISGESARFAAVDGPADLSTLGSTTSYGWYRIKLKPSKAERVTIASPSSGDRLHFFDRSREVGVLGVGSGAHSTLGLPLHKPEQTLVVLGEALGRYSDGRHMGEPKGLVSHLLEVEPIKSAAPKVEIGEPLDILRFSSPIYDVRSSDSTLPERISWNLGKKSSSPILVVNKGLPCAALLIVNDKPVTVIDEAGPATFLIEQDRLGRGNVTIQLALFPIEGGGDGGGDGEDSVSGLVDAAASTLEFYSVENNISAKAEWAFAKFDLPTAAMFKAGNKHEEGPVWWKTSFQAPHTSVPMFIELDGLTKGQIYLNGRHVGRYFVATKAGKEVPTQTRYWLPACWLKKDNDPKHPAMNEIMIFDEHGAKPTKLKVVFDDTVMPITTGVSQEPA, encoded by the coding sequence ATGGCTTCGATCACCTACGACGGGCGCAGTCTGCTTATTGACGGCAAGCGCATCTGGCTGGTATCCGGAACGGTTCAGTACACGCGCGTGCCTCGCGAATATTGGGCTGACCGAATCCACGCCGCGAAATTGGCGGGCCTGAACACGATCGACACCAGCATTGTCTGGGCGAGGCACGAGCCGCGCCCCGGCCACTTTGACTTCAAAGGCGACAACGATCTCAAGCACTTTGTCGATTTGGTCGGAAAGGCCGGCATGTATTGCACGGTCCGGCTCGGACCCCACGTTGGCAACGGATTCGACATGGGCGGAATGCCGGTCTGGCTTGTTTCGAACAAGAGCGCCGAAGCGAAGGCGGCCGAGGCGAAAGTCGCCGAGGGAAAACTCCCGACCAAGCCCGATGGCGACGATAACGCCGAAACCCGCGCGATCAAGGCCAAAGTCATGCGGCTGCGCGCGCCGAGCCAGCCTTTCCTGGAAGCGGCTTCGCGCTTCATCAACGCGGTGTCGAACCAGATCCGGATGCTGCAGGTCACAGCGACCGCCAAGGGCGGCCCGCTGGTGATGATCCACAACGAGGCGGGATGGACCTGCGGCGATCAAGTGATCGCCGATCACTACCTTGGCGAATTGCTCCGTTACATCCGCGAGTCGGGCTTCGACGTGCCGATCGCGAACAGCAACAACCTGTGGGCCGGAGTCGAAGGCGAAATCGACGGGTGGACCGGTGGCGATGAGATGCTCAGCGCGATGCGCCAGTTCGCGATGGTCCGTTCGCTGCAGCCGCGCTTCGTGGTGGACTTCGACACGGCGCCGCGCGATGTATGGGGCGCGGAGCCGGCGCAGGCACGTCCGGCGTGGCTCCTTCAGCGCCAACTCGCGGAGATTCTCGCGGGCGCCGGCCAATACAACCTCTCACCTTTCCACGCGGGAACGAACTGGGGCATCTCGGGCGGCCGGCTTTCCGACGGGCCCGATGTGTTCAGTGCCACCAACGTTTCGAGCCGAGCGCCGCTGACGCAAACCGGTGCAGCGGGCGAAACTCATGCCTTCCTCCGAAGGCTGAACACGTTCGCCTCGCGCTTCGGGCGCGTCCTGAGCGGATTCGACCCGACGTTCCACCCTGTGATGGTTGCGCCGCGCCTCGCGCTCGCGCACACCAAGAAGGGCAAGCACGACCCGCACGAGCCACCGGCGACCGTGGTGCACGCTTCCGGCAGCCAGGGCGGCGTCGCGTTTGTCTTCACGCCCGGACCCGCGGACAAGGGAGAAGTGCGCACGGTCGAACTGATGATGCACGACGGCACGCCGTTGCCGGTGCATCTGACCAACCAGTCGGTTGCATGGTGCCTGATCAACGCGAGCGTGGGCGGTCGTGCCAATGTCGATTACTGCACGCTGTGCGCGCTCGGCGCCGTGGGACGCACGCTCGTCGTGTTCGGTCCGGTCGGAACGCGCGGCACGATTTCGATCAACGGCTCGCCGCTCGAGGTCGAAGTTCCCGGCGCGGGCGCTCGTAATCCCGAAGTGATCGAGCACGAAAACGTGTACATCGTCGTCGTCAGCGAGGAACTCGCGGACGCGACCTATTTCGCGGAAGACGCGGTTTACGTCAATGCGTCTGGACTTACCACCGACGGTCGTCCGATGCCGATCGAGGGCCAGCGCCAGATCACGCGGATCGACGGCGAGGGGGATGTTCGAACGGTCGATACCGCGAAGCTGTCGCTCAGCAAGAAGGCCGAAAAGGCGCCGGAAAAGATCGCGCTCCACAACTGGACCTGCGCGCCGCTGGACGATTACATCTCGGGCGAGAGCGCGCGGTTTGCCGCGGTGGACGGGCCTGCGGACCTCTCAACGCTCGGTTCGACGACCAGCTACGGCTGGTACCGGATCAAGCTGAAGCCGTCGAAGGCGGAGCGCGTAACGATCGCATCGCCTTCGTCGGGTGATCGGCTGCACTTCTTCGATCGTTCGCGCGAGGTGGGGGTGCTGGGCGTCGGGTCCGGCGCTCATTCCACGCTCGGCTTGCCGCTGCATAAGCCGGAACAGACTCTCGTGGTTCTCGGGGAAGCGCTCGGTCGCTACAGCGACGGGCGCCACATGGGAGAGCCCAAGGGCCTCGTCTCACACCTCTTGGAAGTCGAGCCGATCAAGTCGGCGGCGCCCAAAGTCGAGATCGGGGAACCTCTCGACATCCTTCGCTTCAGCAGCCCGATCTACGACGTTCGGTCGTCCGACTCGACGCTGCCGGAACGCATCAGCTGGAATCTCGGGAAGAAGTCATCCTCTCCGATTCTTGTCGTGAACAAGGGGCTTCCGTGCGCGGCGCTCTTGATCGTGAACGACAAGCCGGTGACCGTGATCGATGAAGCCGGGCCCGCGACTTTTCTGATCGAGCAAGATCGCTTGGGACGCGGAAACGTCACCATCCAGCTCGCGCTCTTCCCGATCGAAGGCGGCGGCGACGGTGGCGGCGACGGCGAGGACAGCGTGAGCGGGCTTGTCGATGCCGCGGCATCGACGCTCGAGTTCTACTCGGTCGAGAACAACATATCCGCCAAGGCGGAATGGGCGTTCGCGAAGTTCGATCTGCCGACCGCCGCGATGTTCAAGGCGGGCAACAAGCACGAAGAAGGGCCGGTGTGGTGGAAGACATCGTTTCAGGCTCCGCACACTTCGGTGCCGATGTTCATCGAACTCGATGGATTGACCAAAGGGCAGATTTACCTGAACGGCCGTCACGTCGGGCGCTATTTCGTCGCAACGAAGGCCGGCAAGGAAGTGCCGACGCAAACCCGATACTGGCTTCCCGCGTGCTGGCTCAAGAAGGACAACGACCCGAAGCACCCGGCGATGAACGAGATCATGATCTTCGACGAGCACGGCGCGAAGCCGACGAAGCTCAAGGTGGTATTCGACGACACCGTCATGCCGATCACGACAGGGGTCAGCCAGGAGCCCGCGTGA
- a CDS encoding bifunctional (p)ppGpp synthetase/guanosine-3',5'-bis(diphosphate) 3'-pyrophosphohydrolase: MKRGVPKREAGELWRNAASFAARKHANQLRRDGRTPYFAHVVRVAMTVAEVFGCHDEEALAAALLHDVIEDTTTDYEDILERFGKKVADIVAALTKNMMLPEAAREREYDARIAKADWRVRLVKLADTYDNLLDSVNDPRGDRDISKRIDACRRAIALAQPDAKVRPICRNAIAKTKELLRSHSRRKK; this comes from the coding sequence GTGAAGCGCGGGGTGCCGAAGCGGGAAGCCGGCGAACTCTGGCGCAATGCGGCCTCGTTTGCGGCGCGCAAGCACGCAAATCAGTTGCGTCGCGACGGGCGCACACCTTACTTTGCGCACGTCGTCCGGGTCGCGATGACGGTTGCGGAAGTCTTCGGTTGCCACGACGAGGAGGCGCTCGCGGCGGCGCTCTTGCACGATGTCATCGAGGACACGACGACCGACTACGAGGACATCCTCGAGCGCTTCGGAAAAAAGGTCGCGGATATAGTGGCGGCGCTCACCAAGAACATGATGCTCCCTGAAGCGGCGCGGGAAAGGGAATACGACGCGCGGATCGCCAAGGCCGACTGGCGCGTGCGCCTTGTCAAGCTCGCGGATACCTACGACAATCTGCTCGATAGTGTCAACGACCCGCGCGGTGACAGGGATATCTCAAAGCGGATTGACGCGTGCCGGCGCGCAATCGCCCTCGCGCAGCCCGATGCGAAGGTGCGGCCGATTTGCCGCAATGCGATCGCGAAGACGAAAGAACTCCTCCGGAGCCATTCGCGTCGGAAAAAGTGA
- a CDS encoding YicC family protein yields the protein MIRSMTGYGEASAHVDGAHYVLEIRSLNNKYLKTVLRLPEELQSLEAELETRLRERISRGTVTVNASISDQTEAAAHEINTKALNRYIEQLKRLDGAPSVDLGALLSLPGVLQPPADAEGRFEATKAAMLDLLDKAIKQLQSMREREGKSLVADLRTHHAFIAERLKLVADRAPEVIADYEKRLRTRIDTLLKDVGVKIDSVDLVREIAAYAERTDIAEEINRLRAHLEQFEELIASNEPRPLGRTLDFLAQEMLREANTIASKSPDAVISRHAVEIKGAIDRIKEQAQNVE from the coding sequence TTGATTCGGAGCATGACCGGTTACGGCGAGGCATCCGCACATGTGGATGGCGCTCATTACGTTCTCGAGATCCGCTCGCTCAACAACAAGTACCTCAAGACGGTCCTTCGGCTGCCGGAGGAACTCCAGAGTCTCGAGGCAGAACTCGAGACACGATTGCGCGAGCGCATCAGTCGCGGCACGGTGACGGTCAATGCCTCGATTTCGGATCAGACCGAGGCCGCGGCCCACGAGATCAACACCAAAGCGCTGAACCGCTATATCGAGCAACTCAAGCGGCTCGACGGCGCTCCGTCCGTTGATCTCGGCGCCCTCCTCTCTCTCCCGGGCGTGCTCCAACCGCCGGCGGATGCGGAGGGACGGTTCGAAGCGACAAAGGCCGCCATGCTCGATCTGCTCGACAAGGCGATCAAGCAACTCCAGTCGATGCGCGAGCGCGAGGGGAAATCGCTCGTCGCCGACCTGCGCACCCACCACGCGTTCATCGCCGAGCGGCTCAAACTTGTCGCCGATCGCGCGCCGGAAGTCATCGCCGATTACGAAAAGCGCCTCCGCACCCGGATCGACACGCTTCTCAAGGATGTCGGGGTCAAGATCGATTCTGTTGATCTGGTGCGCGAGATCGCGGCGTACGCCGAGCGCACCGACATCGCCGAAGAGATCAACCGGCTGCGGGCCCACCTCGAGCAGTTCGAAGAGTTGATCGCGAGCAACGAACCCCGCCCGCTCGGACGCACGCTCGATTTTCTCGCACAGGAAATGCTCCGCGAAGCGAACACCATCGCCAGCAAATCGCCCGACGCCGTGATCTCGCGACACGCCGTCGAGATCAAGGGCGCGATCGATCGCATCAAAGAACAGGCCCAGAACGTCGAATAA
- the secG gene encoding preprotein translocase subunit SecG, whose product MNSIFEWFMNNPWATALLMVVFIGISTLMVLAILIQRPQGGGLSAAFGGGSAGSGQTAFGTKTGDALTWFTISVFAAFLLFGIILNYATTPAAVRQTTAATSTSAPEEKPADGASQPESQTPPVTPPAETNTAAPSATEPAAAPASSPSAPEPKPSEPAPKN is encoded by the coding sequence ATGAACAGCATTTTCGAGTGGTTTATGAACAATCCATGGGCGACCGCGCTGCTCATGGTGGTGTTCATCGGAATCAGCACCCTGATGGTGCTGGCCATCCTGATCCAGCGCCCCCAAGGCGGCGGGCTGTCCGCGGCGTTCGGAGGCGGCTCGGCCGGCTCGGGCCAGACAGCATTCGGCACCAAAACAGGTGACGCGCTCACCTGGTTCACAATCTCGGTGTTTGCGGCATTCCTGCTCTTTGGAATCATTCTCAATTACGCGACGACGCCCGCTGCCGTCCGGCAAACCACCGCCGCGACGTCGACGAGCGCTCCAGAAGAGAAGCCCGCGGATGGAGCATCGCAACCAGAGAGCCAAACTCCCCCGGTAACGCCTCCGGCCGAGACCAACACTGCCGCGCCCAGCGCGACGGAGCCGGCGGCAGCGCCCGCTTCCTCCCCGTCGGCCCCGGAACCCAAACCCTCCGAGCCCGCTCCCAAGAACTAA
- a CDS encoding M20/M25/M40 family metallo-hydrolase, with product MAIVAGGLASCAGSQPRSADTAASSGVVALDRPGLDVTFHQPQDWKSVIDGQEVAVPSMEMGDDSMTMSILKEGALNSQVMNNLRAIAVERGPRLTGSENLRRAQDWASKSFRDWGLTNVHLEQWGTVGVGFDRGPSSGTIYLARPMRPETRPGVNTRDAADTPARDAAPDAQKEAPKPEPRIEWNKAREVELTALSWSVGTNGTVRGPVIREPKTDAEFEAVKGELKGAWILVQAPPALGMRGIRSMMSARYDMRKEARKKVAEGKPISELPVAERLAFEPIAGYISSSRDERVWTGAVPGWRDLTNADRDGADDDQVHVQVRLSDYDFLNSRLADGEKVEVEFNLEHHFKSGPVPVHNVIAEIKGSKFPDEYVIISAHLDSWDGPGSQGATDNGTGSAVTLEAARILKAVNARPLRTIRFILWAGEEQGLLGSKGYIESHKDELSGISAVFVDDGGTGYQAGVQAATGQVEMLAAASAPMNNVFFSRFDKKFLNVDIKNTGEMMKSHGGSDHASFNQAGVPGFFWEEGGRADYGFGWHTQNDKIELAIEEYLIQSATNSAVVAYRLGCAPTLLPRAKVDTAGERPNMPRRREQREQETPPPAPANPSRS from the coding sequence GTGGCAATTGTCGCGGGGGGGTTGGCCTCGTGCGCCGGTTCGCAACCCCGCTCGGCGGATACGGCCGCAAGCTCTGGCGTCGTCGCGCTCGATCGCCCGGGACTCGATGTGACGTTTCATCAGCCCCAAGACTGGAAGAGCGTGATCGACGGACAGGAAGTCGCTGTGCCTTCGATGGAGATGGGCGACGACTCGATGACGATGAGCATTCTGAAAGAGGGTGCGTTAAATTCGCAGGTGATGAACAACTTGCGCGCGATCGCGGTGGAGCGCGGACCGAGGCTTACGGGCTCCGAGAATCTGCGAAGAGCACAGGACTGGGCGAGCAAGAGTTTCCGCGATTGGGGATTGACGAACGTTCACCTGGAGCAGTGGGGAACAGTCGGCGTCGGCTTTGATCGCGGGCCGAGCAGCGGCACGATTTATCTCGCGCGTCCGATGCGCCCCGAGACCCGTCCGGGTGTGAACACGCGCGATGCCGCAGACACGCCGGCAAGGGATGCGGCACCGGACGCCCAGAAGGAAGCGCCAAAGCCCGAACCAAGGATCGAATGGAACAAAGCACGCGAGGTGGAACTTACCGCGCTTTCGTGGAGTGTCGGCACGAACGGGACGGTGCGCGGCCCGGTCATCCGCGAACCCAAGACCGATGCGGAGTTCGAAGCCGTCAAGGGCGAACTGAAGGGCGCCTGGATTCTGGTGCAGGCGCCGCCGGCGCTCGGCATGCGCGGCATCCGCTCGATGATGTCGGCGCGCTACGACATGCGCAAAGAAGCTCGGAAGAAAGTCGCGGAAGGCAAGCCCATCTCCGAACTCCCGGTCGCCGAACGGCTCGCGTTCGAGCCGATCGCGGGGTACATCTCTTCGAGCCGCGATGAGCGCGTGTGGACCGGTGCGGTCCCCGGCTGGCGCGATCTCACGAACGCCGATCGCGATGGCGCCGACGACGATCAGGTGCACGTGCAGGTCCGGCTGAGCGACTACGACTTTCTGAATTCGCGTCTCGCCGATGGCGAAAAGGTGGAAGTCGAGTTCAACCTGGAGCACCACTTCAAGTCTGGTCCGGTGCCAGTGCACAACGTGATCGCCGAGATCAAGGGCAGCAAGTTCCCCGACGAATACGTGATCATCTCGGCGCACCTCGATAGCTGGGATGGCCCAGGCTCCCAGGGCGCAACGGACAACGGAACCGGGAGCGCCGTGACACTCGAGGCCGCGCGCATCCTGAAGGCCGTGAACGCCAGGCCGCTGCGAACGATCCGGTTTATCTTGTGGGCGGGTGAGGAGCAGGGTCTGCTCGGCTCCAAGGGTTATATCGAGTCGCACAAAGACGAACTCTCCGGCATCAGCGCCGTGTTCGTTGATGATGGAGGAACGGGATATCAGGCGGGCGTGCAGGCGGCAACCGGGCAGGTGGAGATGCTCGCCGCGGCGAGCGCACCGATGAACAACGTCTTCTTCAGCCGCTTCGACAAGAAATTCCTCAACGTCGACATCAAGAACACGGGCGAGATGATGAAGAGCCACGGGGGCTCCGATCACGCGAGTTTCAATCAGGCCGGCGTGCCCGGTTTCTTTTGGGAGGAAGGCGGACGCGCGGATTACGGTTTCGGCTGGCACACACAGAACGACAAGATCGAACTTGCGATCGAGGAGTATCTGATCCAATCGGCGACGAACTCGGCTGTCGTGGCTTATCGGCTCGGATGCGCGCCGACGCTGTTGCCGCGGGCGAAGGTGGATACGGCGGGCGAGCGCCCGAACATGCCGAGGCGGCGAGAACAGAGAGAGCAGGAGACACCCCCGCCAGCGCCTGCGAATCCGAGCAGGAGTTGA